A genomic segment from Clostridia bacterium encodes:
- a CDS encoding IS1634 family transposase, protein MFLKITKSNNYQYVQLIRSYRENGRTKHEVLLNLGRLDMLENNPSIQRLALRLVELSKAKQKQTLDLNNASEAEILNWGYLVYQKIWKEFGLHEFLPSLTAGTKVQFSLNDACFLMAIQHLLDPMSKLGTFNNQQRYVNMPKVDLNHLYRSLDILCENKERLEEMLFYKNVNLFNMQVDVVLYDVTTFSFESVKADSLRDFGFSKNGKFNEVQVVMGLLLDCEGRPIGYDLFPGNTFDGNTLEKALEKLQERFHIRKVIIVADRGINSKLNLKKILDKGASYIFASRLRKMKKSIQKEIFSPEGYQEIISSDSTEPEDRIRYKIIDYINSFKDEDGNVYNLEENLIITYSEKRARKDRADRERLIEKAKTLLADKSRIKSSNKRGGKRFLKEIGADSDWVLDEEAIKRDEQFDGYYGIQTNEKNLSAKEVLDAYHNLWKIEESFRIMKSTLEVQPVFHWTEVRIKGHFVVCFLAFLLARTLELRLQNAGIKASPEKIREAINSMNFAKVEIDGKAYYIKTKGVDLGNKILRLLRMKQPNNVIAADDFQE, encoded by the coding sequence ATGTTCCTGAAGATTACTAAATCAAACAATTACCAATATGTGCAGCTTATCAGGTCCTACCGGGAAAACGGCAGAACCAAACACGAAGTTCTGCTCAACCTGGGCAGGCTCGACATGCTCGAGAACAACCCCAGCATCCAGCGCCTCGCCCTGCGCCTGGTGGAACTCTCCAAAGCAAAGCAAAAGCAAACACTTGATCTGAACAACGCATCAGAGGCCGAGATCTTAAACTGGGGTTACCTCGTCTACCAAAAAATCTGGAAGGAGTTTGGTTTGCACGAATTTCTGCCATCCCTTACTGCAGGCACCAAAGTGCAGTTCAGCCTGAACGATGCCTGTTTCCTGATGGCCATCCAGCACCTGTTGGACCCCATGAGCAAGCTGGGTACCTTCAACAACCAGCAGCGGTACGTGAACATGCCGAAGGTAGACTTAAACCACCTCTACCGCTCCCTGGATATCCTCTGCGAAAACAAAGAGAGACTGGAAGAGATGCTCTTTTACAAGAACGTCAATCTCTTCAACATGCAGGTGGACGTGGTTCTGTACGATGTCACCACCTTCTCGTTTGAGAGCGTTAAGGCTGACAGCTTGCGGGACTTCGGCTTCAGCAAAAACGGCAAGTTCAACGAAGTGCAGGTAGTCATGGGGCTTTTGCTCGACTGTGAAGGAAGACCCATCGGCTATGACCTTTTCCCGGGGAACACCTTTGACGGCAATACCCTGGAGAAAGCCCTGGAAAAGCTGCAAGAGAGGTTCCATATCCGCAAGGTGATCATCGTCGCCGACCGGGGGATCAACAGCAAGCTCAATCTCAAAAAGATCCTGGACAAAGGTGCTAGCTACATCTTCGCCTCCCGCCTGAGGAAAATGAAGAAAAGCATTCAAAAGGAGATCTTCTCACCTGAAGGCTATCAGGAGATCATATCCTCTGACTCCACGGAGCCGGAAGACAGGATACGCTACAAAATCATCGACTACATCAACAGCTTTAAAGACGAAGACGGCAATGTTTACAACCTGGAAGAGAACCTGATCATCACTTATTCCGAAAAAAGAGCCAGGAAAGACAGGGCAGACCGGGAAAGACTGATCGAAAAGGCCAAAACTCTGCTCGCCGACAAATCGAGGATCAAATCCAGCAACAAGCGGGGCGGCAAGAGATTTCTTAAAGAAATCGGTGCAGACTCCGACTGGGTCCTGGATGAGGAAGCCATCAAACGAGACGAGCAGTTCGACGGTTACTACGGCATCCAGACCAATGAGAAAAACCTGAGCGCTAAAGAGGTGTTGGACGCCTACCACAACCTCTGGAAGATCGAAGAGTCCTTCCGGATCATGAAATCCACCCTGGAGGTGCAGCCAGTCTTCCACTGGACGGAGGTGCGGATCAAAGGGCACTTTGTGGTCTGTTTTCTGGCCTTCCTCCTGGCCCGCACCCTCGAGCTCAGGCTGCAAAATGCCGGAATCAAGGCTTCTCCGGAAAAGATCCGGGAGGCGATCAACTCCATGAACTTCGCCAAAGTCGAGATTGACGGCAAGGCTTACTACATTAAAACCAAAGGAGTTGATTTGGGCAACAAGATACTGCGCCTGCTGCGGATGAAACAACCAAACAATGTGATAGCTGCTGATGACTTCCAGGAATAG